ATCAGCATACTTATGTACGGACCCCCACGTGGAATGAGAGAGCATCTGATCCTCGAGCTGATAAAATCGAATTAGCAAGACAGCGAAGGAAAGCAGAAAGATCTTTATTAAATTTACAGCAGCGATTGTTGTGCAATGGTTCAGCAGGAGCATCAACTTCTATGCAGCAGCCAGATGATGTTGgtataagtaaaagtgaaaatccgTTCCTTGCAAAACCTTTTCAAGCTGGTGAGAAAGCTGTGGAACCCCCAGTGGCTCTTCCAGCTAAACTGCTTTCTAGTGAGGTGGCAGACAATAATAAAAATCATGTTTCTTTGCTGGAGACGTTTTCCCCTGCAATTGAGGCAATGAAGGATGGGTTTGATGGTTCGGAGAAGAAACTTCCGGACAAGAGGCCGGCTGTCTGTTTAGAGTTTAGACCGGGAAAGAAGGGCTTAGGTGATTCTTTGGATCTGAGGCTTTGGAAAAAGGGTTCGGGGAGAAACGCTTCGTTGTTCAGGCGGGATGATGAAAGAGATGACAAGAAGAGGAGAGCTGAGTTAATATTGAGGCAATCTAGGGAAAATCAGCAGGAGTTAACACAGTTGTAAATTAGTTGGTTAGCTTGATGGGGTACGTACTTCCGTTCCCTGTTCAAAACAGCAGCAATTGATTAGGTTTAGGTAAAAGTCAGTCATACTGTAATTCTTCTGTGGATGTCACAGAGTCTATTTGGATGTCGAGATGTAGTAGCGTAGAGCATTTTTTGAGGTTAGTCATTGTTCATTCTGAGAATCTTTTTCTTTTGCAAATGAAGTTTCTCCTTCTATATactccaccccccacccccccacagGAAGAAAATTAAGAAGAAAAACCACACATGCACACTTGCAAAGAAAAAGATACGGAGGAAAAAGAGTGATATTGATCATGCATCTATTTGCTTTTAGTAGATGTGAAATTTTAGTTACAGTCTTTAATGCAGAAGTTCGAAAGTGGGGTTGATGGATGAAGCTTGACAATTGATGAGAAATGTCAATCATATCTGTTGTTGTTTTCTCTTAACTAGGAAAAAGGACTAAATTGGCCCGTTTGAcattctttttcttcatttcatacaaaTTGGTAGTTATATTGTGAGTGTGGTAAGTGGTAACTCTGGGAACTAATAGTAGACTCAAGCTATATTCAAGTACTTGCAATGCCCTGTCTACAATATGGCTTGTGTACCGCCAGGAGCCATATTTAAATAAGGGTCTTTTTGGCTTTGGATTTCATTTTAGCTTCACTTTTGTTGTAAAGCTCAAAAATGACTCATTTTCTGGTCAAATCTTGGCTGCAACGGTCATATTACTGTAATTACCACCCTTATGCTTTCAGCTGATATTTCTAAACATTCTTAGTAGAAgatgtaagtagaaaatgtgagTGCAATTGGCAGTGCTGCTTGTTTTGTAGTGCCCTCCATCTTCCACTTACAATGACTACTAATTTTTCTCCTTGTGTACACTGTGATCGCAGTTCTATACTGATTCAGTGATTCTTAGTTCCTTTGATGATTTGTCACCACTTACCACTGATCTAACATCAGCCATTTGATTGACATCATCATGATAAGTAACAATCTGCTGGGTGCTTACATTCCTTGGGTCGGAATAAGCTTGACCAAATAATTAAAAAGGTTTGATGATTTGATTGTTTAAACAGAGACAGGAATTTTGGGGATCTGTTATAAGTATAATGATCTATTGCGGAAATTGTTTCATTTGTTGCTGAAGGAATGGCGGTAGTGTTGTTTGTTTGAATTCTGTGAAAAGGCTGCTCTTACGAATGTATGGTCGCTGCCATTTAGTAGTCGTGAGAGAGaacatgtgttttttttttttttttcaagctctTGTTGTCAACTTGTTATCAATTTCTTGCTGTTTTATGACTGGACTCGCAGTTTATTGGGGTTCTCTTGAAACCTTGTGGTGTTGTAACTTGTTTCATTCACGGGTAAGTTATATATGCTCAATGTGGTTTTTCTTTATTGTTTCATAAGACAGAAAGCTAAACTCTTATTGCTCCAAGTAGGAGAGGGGTACCTTTATTGTTTCATAAGACAGAAAGCTAAACTCTTATTGCTCCAAGTAGGAGAGGGGTACCTTTATTGTTTCATAAGACAGAAAGCTAAACTCTTATTGCTCCAAGTAGGAGAGGGGTACCTTTTGTTACTTATTTGCTGTTCCAATTGAGCAATTCTCTTTTTGTATAGGCTGCATTCACTATATGTCTTGATCTCCTGTGTGCTCTCAGTTACTTCTGCTGTTGATTTTGTATTAGAAGAATTTGGAGGTTTTTTTGATGTATTATTCCCTTTAATAGATTTCTTTTTAGTTATACCATCACGCTAGAAGATTTTATATAATAAATTCTTCCTAACTGTATACTCTAGTGAATTGCATTCATTGTCTGCTTGTATAATCTTGCATTGTTATCCAACTATTGTTATGGACTTTTGAGTGGAAGTTCTCAGTTATTTATGAAACTCAAGGCAGCTAGCTACTCTCATTTATTTTATCCATGCAAACAATTGGGGTCTTTTCCACATAATAGCGTCAACCAAAGACTGGAGGAGCGTCTTAGCAGACACGAGAGAGAAATTCCTGGTAACTTTCTCTAAAATTATTTGGCAAACTCCAAAACTTTTGAGAGGATGTTGGTTTGACCAACGAACTACGTTGGATAATAGAGCTTCTTAACTTGATTTGAAGCAACATTTTTTGGATGGTTACGTTCAGTTCGCTTGCAAATTTGTTGGACTTGGCCAAATGTGATAGGCAAGAAGTACCAATGTTATCACACAATGAAATCAATTGCGCATAAAGTGAATGGTAGGGAACTGAATTAACTTGTGATTTTATATGCATGGTTAAGCTATTTGTCCATTACAATAGTATAGTGACTTTGATGCAACAAACTGAAAGTTGGATCACCATGCATAAAATTACCCCTTGAAAGTTGTATGATGCAGTAACGCGTGTTTTTCTCTCATCAAAATTAGTCTTTTGGAGTTCAAGGATTTCACCATGGATGCGGATAATAGACCATGCTGgtcatacacaaaattttcagTTTATATGATTTGCTTCACTCAACCAAAATATGGCACAAAATTGAAATTATGAAGAACGGATTTCATATCCTGCATTAGAGATGCCTAAACAGAAATTTCATAGCTGCATTTCTAAATATTCGTTTTCAAAGACCATGTTCATATTTGCATAGATAGAGAATAAATGCTAATAGACACTATGAGATACGTCTTGAAAATTCGAGTAACatacaaaaattaaaatttaagcaAGCAAAAATGATAATGTGCAACTGAGAATATCTTTCCATCTGCTCTCTAGCAATTAACATTCCACAGTTCAACTAGTGCTGCTCAAGTAATCAAATTAGTGTAATAGGAAAACTGTCTAAAACAACCCTCTCCAAGAACAGTGGCAAAAGACGCGCTGGTCTGGCAGTTCGTTGTGTTCATGAATGCTGAATTTCACCCCATCACTTCAATTTCAACTCGGTTTCCAAAGGAAATATTTTTCCGCGGTGATTAAAGATCATAAAATCCAGATTGGCAGGCAAAGCGACCACCCTGCAACATAGAGATACATAAGATATCGAATAATATAGACATTTCTCATATACAATAAGAGCAAATGAATTGACTTCTGCTAACAATTCTCACTTAGCTATACGCCTATACATGAAGTTAAAACACCAGAACAACAAATGAGCttttcacacttttttttttttttaaaatgagctGTAGCAACTAAGGATATAACAGAAAGCAGGAGCACTTGCCCGTGGGACTATCAACTGAACTATTACCTAGATTTTAAAAGGACCCGTGATGTAACTCAAATCAGGAGAAACCAGGAAAAGCACAAAAAGCCTTTCACTGACGTGTTATTCAGTGCTCCAGTAAAATAATACGTATTATAGATGCTCTACATCCACAAAGACGTTGAATGATGTTGAATACTTGTAAAAATGATGGTAACCAAACATTCCTCCACCCACTCATTATTTTACTTTTGTTCCCTTCCAGCTACTGCAGAGAGCAAAATTATCTCCAAATcattgtcataaaaaaaaaaatgatctccAAATCATGTAATGGTCTATCCCCATTATAGGATGGTAGGAGGTAGGAAATGGGAATAGTGTCGTCACACATAACGGAATgcttttttgaaaattttccatTGTTTTTTGGCAGCTAATTATGGTTTACTTTAGCAAGATACTGAAACAAGCCCATTATCTCCATTTCTCAAAATTTAACCAAGTCAGCCTTCTGTCCACTAACTGAACACTGCATTGTGGGATTGCTAAACAATGAAAATTTTGGATGTTTTCACCACAACACAAGCTACCAAGTCGATGTCCAACTTTTTTTATTTAACTATCAACTATGCTTCCCATGATCTCTCTCTGCCTCAAGTTTTCTTCTCTATATTGCTTACCCAAATCACTACGAACAAAACTATGCAAATTCTAGTCTTTTGTTGATTCACTAGCTGCATTTAATCATCGTGAGTATAAGCAACCATTCAGTCCGCCTGGGTGTTAGGGAGTATAAGCAAGGGTTTACACACCATGCACAAGTGTGGATAAAGAAGTTAGTCCTAGCTCCTCTAGTCCTACCACATCAGCATAGTGGTGATAGAAAGGATTCTAGCAGTTTTTGAAAAGAAGGATTAAACAGCTAGACCAAGAAGGACATATTAGACTCGTTCACTGAAAAGTCATAAAATTATTGAATGCCTTAAATAGGAGGAAAGTAGATATTGTGCGACTCTGTCCACAAGAGACTAAGTGAACAAGGGAAAAAAGGTCAAGGGATCAACAACACAAGTCATAATTTTCCTAAGTAGGGACAGGAAAAAAAACATCACAaaactatacaacaacaacaacaacaacctcctACCCAATATATTCCCAcaaggtggggtctggggagggtagagtgtacgcagaccttaccctaccCTTACCTTGGGAGGTAGGAAGGCTGCTTCCAATAGACCCTCACAAAACTATTGACTCAAAAATAAAGTTTGTAGATACAGAGTGAAGTAATGATAGAATTGTCAAATAAAAACCAGTGTGGTAAAGTAAACAATCAACATCACTAGTCTGTATTGTCAACTgttaccattctcaaaaaaaaCTAGTCTGTAGTGTCTATATTCAAAACTGCAAGCAAATTTTCTACACTTCGAAAACTGGATTAAAAGGAACAAATACTAAATTTTGGAAGATATAGGTATGTCCAATGATAAAAAATGACCAACATATCTTTATTCTGGGAAATCTGATGGATAGCTATCATGGTGTCGACCGAGTACAAGGAGCTATGGTTGTGGTAACAGAGAGTTACCCGGTACCTGTGTCGGTGGGAGGTCGGgatgtcaaatgggcgggttgggctgaaattggcccaatcaaaatgggctgagctaataaatgggttgggctaacattggcccaaaatttacttgggctgaaatgggctaaaaatgggttgggtcatgacccgcccaacttgacccaatttttttccttttttttttttttgatgggtttattttctagaaaacatttttcacaagattttttttttctagaaatacatttttatttttcctgAAAAATATTTTCGCGGATTTTTGTGGAAAattttttgaggaaaacattttccttggaaaatatttttgagaaaaacatttttcttgaaaaatatttcccttcatattaaacacaccacaaacttataagatacatgatacaagaaaatTGTATGcattaaaaaaataaagtaaatttCAAGCAATAAActcaaatttaagtaaatcttaaagATGGTTTAGTATTGGGCtaagttggagatcactttaaaatgggttatattgggttgggctaaaatcagccaatatgaaattatcttgagcccaacccataaaattttgggTGGGTTGGGCGGGCCATCATCTTTTGAGCCATAATTGACACCCCTAGTGAGAGGCAAGTGCCCAGTAGATTAGTTGAGATGCATGTGTTCTGGCCCGCACAACACCGTCTGCTATTTTAGGGGATGCCCTAACTTATGTTTACTTTTTGTTTAACACTCTAAAAAGAGGGAATCACAAAGTATTACAATCAAATAGACTCCATTTTACCAAAAGAAAATGTTCAGGCCACAAGTAGGAATAGGTTATTGGGAGAAGCTCCAACCACCCAAAAGGCCTAAATAGACTGGAGACTCTAGATGTGATGCGGCAGACatgacaaaaaagaagaagagctgCAAGCACAAGGATTCTGTGGTGAATACTAACCAAAGCACATTTAAAGACATATGCATAAAGAAGGGAGCGTCGGAGTTAGAAGCCAACACAGTTATCCAGTGCAAGAAAATATGAAGTTGCATTAAAATGTAGCATGTAGCTATATCTATAAGTCTAAGACCTCGACCACAGTAACTGTGACGCTGGAATGGTACGGGGTAAGGCTACTTTTAAAAAGAGTTATCAACAACAGAAGATAGAGGACCCTTTGAAGAACATAAGAGAGTGAAGAGATAAGATAAGAAGGTGACTAGCAAAGCCCGTGATAAATCCTAGACTGCTtgtactaagagcctgtttggatgcgCTTATAACTTATGGCTTATAAGCCATAAGCCATACGTTAGGAATGCTAACTTATGGTTTTCGCTTATTTTTGCTATATAGGCATAAAAcaagtgcttaaaagcacttttttatTTTACCCAAACACTACAAAAGTTCTTAAAAGCTATTGtggcttaaaagcacctaaaataagccaatcgaAACAGGCTCTAAAAGCAATAAACActaaaaagagagaaagaaaccTATAAGCTAGCACGGCTAAGAAGGATGAGGGGCGGACTTGAACAAGGTTGTATTAAAGACAATTTTTAACAAGTTACAACACAAGGTAGTGATATCAAAAAAAGGTGGAGAAGCTAGTTTAGAAATCACAAGGATAACTTTAAAGATTCACAAACCCATGACAAAAAAGAAACATTAGCTTACTCTAAGCATCATATCCACTGAAGTAAAGGACGCAATGAAATATGAGAATTAGAAAAACGCGTGGTTCAAATGGTATCCTTGTGGGGGACTGAAAGAGCCTTAAGGAATTCGTAGTATAACTCACCAAGCTACGAAAGTTTATTTTAAGTATAACCCAAATGAGTGGAGAAAGAGTACCTTAGTTGTGATGCATAAATATGAAAGTGATATTCAAAGTTGTCCGAATTTCGAGAAAAGAAGGATAAAGCAAATATTTAGGGATACTACAAGGGTGACAGAGAACTAATTTGGATCTATTAGATTAAACGGATGCCATATGCCAAAAAAAATTGATGGAAATTTATAGAGGCTACATTTTTTGCTTAGAAAAATTGATGAACATATTGGGAGAGGAAAGAGGATTTCCACATGATAGTCATTGGCCTAGCTCTACCTCCAAACTAGACAAGGAGCACTTCATGCATGACATTAGCCCTAGTTATCCAttgacttagaaaaaaaaaaatatagagccAAGAAAAGTCCTTCGTGAATGCTAGAGAAGAacaaaaatatataccaaaatataatgCATGGAGGATATGCGCAAGTGAGTGCTCACAACTATGAGATAGCGAGAATAGACGTTCCCATAACTGTGGATTTATACCAATAATCTATATTCCACAAGCCCTAGAACTCCAAAATTTTCTATTACTACAAAACaatgaaaaataacaaaaatacatAAACCCCAATTCTAAAAAAATGAGTTAAGTACCTGTTTTCCTCAGATTGAGGATGGATTGACTTGAATTTTCCAGGGGCAGCAAGTGCAGCCCACAAGCATAACACTAAACTAACTATCAATTCAATCACAACCTGCACATTACCCAATACATGGATCAATCATTACcacatcacaacaacaacatacccagtgtaatcccacaagcggggtctggggagggtaggatgtaggcagaccttacccctacctttatttgggtagagaggttgtttcctatagaccctcggctcaaaagaagtgAAATCAAAGCAAGATACAAAGGAAAATAGCGACAATAAGATAGAAAGGAAAATAGCGACAACAAAATAGCAAGATAAATAAAGCAAATGAAGCAACAAGTAGGTAGTACAAATTGAAGAATAGGAAACTATGCAAATACTATATATTACTACAAGAtacaaagaagaagagaagagggAACTAGCCCCTTGTCTCTCCCACATAGAACATTACcacatcacatacatatacaacaacaacaacaacatacctagtgaaatcccacagggtagagtgtacacagaccttatccctacattgggaggtagagaggttgtttccggtatACTCTCGGCACaaggacaagcaattcaaagcaatatgaaaaaaaaataacgGAAGCAAATAAACCATGGCAAAATACTACAAACAGCATGATATAGCAGTCCGAAAAAACGAGCAGTAACTACCACAAATGAATACG
The nucleotide sequence above comes from Lycium barbarum isolate Lr01 chromosome 3, ASM1917538v2, whole genome shotgun sequence. Encoded proteins:
- the LOC132630013 gene encoding transcription initiation factor TFIID subunit 8, with the protein product MTVGGNAEDKREKEKESTIVDNTREERAGSDDFGRAISRTAVAQICESIGFEIFNESALESLADIAIKYIRDLGKTASSSANLAGRTQCNVFDIIQGLEDMCASTGFLRASEVNRCGLNSGIVSEMVEYVESAEEIPFSQSLPHFPVVKHPKMIPSFSQINETPAFKHVPPWLPAFPDQHTYVRTPTWNERASDPRADKIELARQRRKAERSLLNLQQRLLCNGSAGASTSMQQPDDVGISKSENPFLAKPFQAGEKAVEPPVALPAKLLSSEVADNNKNHVSLLETFSPAIEAMKDGFDGSEKKLPDKRPAVCLEFRPGKKGLGDSLDLRLWKKGSGRNASLFRRDDERDDKKRRAELILRQSRENQQELTQL
- the LOC132630014 gene encoding membrane magnesium transporter, which gives rise to MGAGFLVGVIGVLILSHATYSTIQYRALLKITEEEFSGPPINVVIELIVSLVLCLWAALAAPGKFKSIHPQSEENRVVALPANLDFMIFNHRGKIFPLETELKLK